A single Drosophila ananassae strain 14024-0371.13 chromosome 3L, ASM1763931v2, whole genome shotgun sequence DNA region contains:
- the LOC6496225 gene encoding serine-threonine kinase receptor-associated protein, which yields MSRLPLTNFGYKMSCGQLGINCEGHTMAVEQLGFSKICESGYYLASAGLDKLVVLRHGDTGDWVGTLTGHEAGVWSVTLNDEATMMASGSADRTARIWCAITGDELVKFTLPEAVTCVDLNEKSTCMVAGCLGVDPVINLFDLNGADWKPLLSLKGHSRGVRDAIFCRNDFSLLTSSYDRTVRMWDCVSGLETHSIVLPHHAKSLELHADNDIVTIAYGNSIIFVDTNNFEILSQRRMDFKVTGATLHPKKESFVCITGDGRLNKYDYVTDALLDSFYAHKGEPICCVRYSPDGEVYASSSCSGEMMLWQQTVGKKYGLWDCAMDPCSSEDADDEEEDSIS from the coding sequence ATGAGTCGGCTGCCATTAACCAATTTTGGGTACAAAATGTCCTGCGGCCAGTTGGGCATCAATTGCGAAGGACATACCATGGCCGTGGAGCAGCTGGGGTTCAGCAAGATCTGCGAATCCGGCTACTACTTAGCTTCGGCAGGACTCGACAAATTGGTAGTACTGCGACATGGCGACACTGGCGACTGGGTTGGCACCTTGACTGGCCATGAAGCCGGAGTGTGGAGCGTGACCTTGAATGACGAGGCCACCATGATGGCCAGCGGCAGTGCAGATCGGACGGCTCGCATCTGGTGCGCCATCACTGGCGATGAGCTGGTGAAGTTTACGCTTCCGGAGGCAGTAACCTGTGTGGATTTGAACGAAAAGTCCACTTGCATGGTGGCGGGATGTTTGGGAGTAGATCCCGTAATCAATCTCTTCGATCTGAATGGGGCCGATTGGAAACCATTGTTGTCTCTGAAAGGTCACTCGAGGGGCGTGAGGGATGCCATTTTCTGCCGGAACGATTTCTCGCTGCTCACTTCGTCCTATGATCGCACCGTCAGGATGTGGGACTGCGTGAGCGGGTTGGAGACACACTCGATTGTCCTGCCGCACCACGCCAAGTCCCTGGAACTCCACGCCGATAACGACATAGTGACCATTGCCTATGGCAACAGCATCATCTTCGTGGATACCAATAACTTTGAGATTCTTAGCCAGCGCAGGATGGACTTCAAGGTGACTGGTGCAACCCTGCACCCTAAGAAGGAGTCTTTTGTCTGTATCACTGGGGACGGTCGGCTGAACAAGTACGACTATGTGACGGATGCCTTGCTGGACAGCTTCTATGCCCACAAGGGCGAGCCCATCTGCTGTGTCCGGTACAGTCCCGATGGCGAGGTCTACGCCAGTTCCTCCTGCAGTGGCGAAATGATGTTATGGCAGCAGACTGTGGGCAAAAAGTACGGCCTGTGGGACTGCGCCATGGACCCGTGCAGCAGCGAAGATGCGGATGATGAGGAGGAGGACTCCATCAGCTAG
- the LOC6496226 gene encoding uncharacterized protein LOC6496226 — translation MVSARVLNPVMLSEFCKIGTSPAVSRNLPCGRQINRIKRDLFGSSSSTSESSTNKLPFNAELERHQEMATQKWGFDFRAGCPLAEKSPFVWERVSFQESSFAPEMYTLTRAAHVRPVESSPSDMDTLLNERSERENLGSNLVNSSLESNTDNDSCYDSQDESLTGRLSSNIASTSSTVLRKRQPKITEFMKERKRLAQAPKKLSPAKRLRTSSPSSSSATGFGLAHLGAMLKRPRHN, via the exons ATGGTTAGTGCACGCGTTCTGAATCCCGTCATGCTGAGTGAGTTCTGCAAGATAGGCACCAGCCCGGCTGTTAGTCGCAACCTTCCCTGCGGCCGTCAGATAAACCGCATCAAACGTGACCTCTTcggcagctccagctccacctCGGAGAGCAGCACCAATAAATT gCCCTTCAATGCCGAACTGGAGCGCCACCAGGAGATGGCCACGCAGAAGTGGGGATTCGATTTCCGTGCCGGCTGCCCCTTGGCCGAGAAGTCGCCCTTCGTCTGGGAGCGCGTCAGTTTCCAGGAGTCGAGCTTCGCCCCGGAAATGTACACCCTTACCCGTGCCGCTCACGTCCGACCCGTGGAGAGCAGTCCCAGCGACATGGACACCCTGCTGAACGAGCGATCCGAGCGCGAGAACTTGGGCTCCAATCTGGTCAACTCGTCGCTGGAGTCCAACACTGACAACGATTCCTGCTACGACTCACAGGATGAGTCGCTAACGGGGCGATTGTCCAGCAACATTGCCTCCACGTCCTCGACAGTCCTGCGCAAGCGACAGCCAAAAATCACAG AGTTCATGAAGGAGCGCAAGAGGTTGGCCCAGGCTCCCAAGAAACTATCGCCCGCAAAACGCCTGCGCACCAGCTCGCCCAGCTCCTCGTCCGCCACCGGATTCGGGTTGGCGCACCTGGGGGCCATGCTGAAGCGTCCGCGCCACAACTAA
- the LOC6494347 gene encoding myosin light chain kinase, smooth muscle: MIYIDDSEPEGVLEPAFPMRDVTINRNVDAHKLYDVLGEVGRGKFGTVYKCKDKTNGLQLAAKFVPIPKREDKRNVEREVEIMNSLQHHLIIQLYAAYEYQKMMCVVLELIEGGELFDRVVDDEFVLTERVCRVFIRQVCEAMAFIHGNGIIHLDLKPENILVLTQKGNRIKIIDFGLARKFDPDKRLRVLFGTPEFVAPEVVNFDCISYGTDMWSVGVICYVLISGLSPFMGENDIETMSNVTIAKYDFEDECFNGISPECLDFIAKLLAKDLSTRMTAAECMKHKWLQQRPAAAASANPITKATSSASKTRLKSESPATVTSEESSEESTETIEDDDDEEPEEEQKKAPHKVEDSEQDEELAKLCNVGEHENKELDATKDNLKNFIVRWETHPNSPYVFDVEGNVIAPLSETSYPHPRRTNGPDSMSSSRVCSPSPCESIATMTDDERGEDLPEEEEARSADNESPRSLATPINESREKLFPTVATSSPATPTPQHLFNENFDEFSGSQSTAQQQRSMKSYLHTFDRRNSDTTYLLGRRSSGERVNLADEIRKLSDHLFMLAQINTKLGDANNNSSTPEAAAAPKSSTAPPTPSVAPVVTPASSSSSKTSETTQEGNRWTSKTTTSSSWNRPTARGGLLSQASSSSQSQTSYDDGQGKTKISSLSVRLQQSIEETPKLRNGSSSSVKSQVQSQTRKSTVNTMTSSNARSTTSQHVQRSSTTASKVISSTSSSSTSTSTTATSNHQLMNESASSRRAKFRINQMSRDVPVGLPDTHQTVNLEEAANTTKDCLLHLLEKYNETRSRNPMGRHQSISVDWHVSDNLEYRSMSSINAFFQRHNQGGGGQNVRHIQAQLEEKAAGK, from the exons TCCTGGAGCCGGCGTTTCCCATGCGCGATGTGACCATAAATCGCAACGTCGATGCCCATAAACTTTACGATGTCCTGGGCGAGGTGGGACG CGGAAAATTCGGAACTGTGTACAAGTGCAAGGACAAGACGAACGGGCTCCAGTTGGCGGCGAAATTCGTGCCGATTCCGAAGCGGGAGGACAAGCGGAATGTGGAGCGGGAGGTGGAGATTATGAATTCATTGCAGCATCACCTCATTATACAATTGTACGCGGCATACGAATATCAGAAAATGATGTGCGTCGTCCTGGAACT CATTGAGGGTGGAGAACTGTTCGATCGCGTTGTAGATGATGAATTCGTCCTCACCGAAAGGGTCTGCCGAGTGTTTATTCGCCAAGTCTGTGAGGCCATGGCCTTCATACATGGGAATGGCATCATCCACCTGGACCTGAAGCCCGAAAACATTCTGGTACTCACACAGAAGGGCAATCGCATCAAGATCATTGACTTCGGTCTGGCCCGCAAGTTCGATCCAGACAAGCGCCTCAGG GTACTTTTCGGCACACCTGAGTTTGTGGCCCCAGAGGTTGTAAACTTTGACTGCATCTCTTATGGCACGGATATGTGGAGTGTCGGAGTTATTTGTTATGTGCT CATCTCAGGACTCTCGCCATTCATGGGTGAGAACGACATTGAAACAATGTCAAATGTAACCATTGCGAAGTACGATTTCGAGGATGAGTGCTTCAATGGCATATCCCCGGAGTGTCTGGATTTCATAGCTAAGTTGCTGGCAAAGGACCTCAG CACCCGCATGACAGCCGCCGAGTGCATGAAGCACAAATGGCTGCAACAGCGTCCGGCGGCAGCCGCCTCCGCCAATCCCATCACTAAGGCCACCTCCTCGGCATCCAAGACGCGTCTGAAGTCAGAGTCTCCGGCGACAGTAACCTCAGAGGAGTCCTCGGAGGAATCCACGGAAACCATTGAGGACGATGACGACGAGGAGCCGGAAGAGGAACAGAAAAAGGCGCCACACAAAGTTGAGGACAGCGAGCAGGACGAAGAGCTGGCCAAGCTCTGTAATGTTGGCGAGCATGAG AATAAAGAGCTGGACGCCACCAAGGATAATCTTAAGAATTTCATCGTCCGCTGGGAGACGCATCCGAACAGCCCGTACGTGTTCGACGTGGAGGGCAATGTGATTGCGCCCCTGAGCGAGACCAGCTATCCGCATCCTCGGCGGACCAACGGCCCGGATAGCATGTCCTCCTCCCGAG TTTGTTCTCCATCGCCTTGCGAATCGATTGCCACCATGACCGATGACGAGCGAGGAGAAGACTtgccggaggaggaggaggcccgTAGTGCGGATAACGAGAGTCCGCGGTCACTGGCCACCCCCATCAATGAGTCCCGGGAGAAGCTGTTCCCCACGGTGGCCACCTCCAGCCCGGCCACTCCCACGCCGCAGCACCTGTTTAATGAAAACTTTGATGAGTTCTCCGGCAGCCAGTCCACCGCCCAGCAGCAGCGAAGCATGAAGAGCTACCTGCACACCTTCGACCGCCGGAACTCGGACACCACCTACCTCCTGGGTCGTCGCAGTTCCGGAGAGCGTGTCAACCTGGCGGACGAAATACGGAAGCTATCCGATCACCTGTTCATGCTGGCGCAGATCAACACCAAGCTGGGagatgccaacaacaacagcagcaccccagaagcggcagcagctcctAAGTCTAGtacagctcctccaactccatCAGTCGCTCCAGTTGTCACGCCCGCCAGCAGCAGTTCCAGCAAGACCAGTGAGACCACGCAGGAAGGCAACCGCTGGACGAGCAAAACCACAACGAGCAGCAGCTGGAACAGGCCCACAGCCCGGGGAGGACTGCTTAGCCAGGCCAGCAGCAGCTCCCAGAGCCAGACGAGCTACGACGATGGCCAGGGCAAGACCAAGATCAGCTCGCTGTCCGTCAGGCTGCAGCAGTCCATTGAGGAAACCCCGAAGCTGAGAAATGGCAGCAGCTCCTCGGTCAAGTCGCAAGTCCAATCACAAACCCGAAAATCCACCGTGAATACAATGACCAGCTCGAATGCCAGAAGCACCACCAGCCAGCATGTACAAAGGAGCAGCACCACCGCCTCAAAGGTGATCTCCAGCACAAGCAGCTCCAGCACCAGTACCAGCACAACCGCCACCTCGAACCACCAACTCATGAACGAATCCGCCAGCAGTCGGCGGGCCAAGTTCCGGATAAACCAAATGAGCCGAGACGTCCCCGTCGGACTGCCGGACACCCACCAGACCGtgaacctggaggaggcggccAACACCACCAAGGACTGTCTGCTGCATCTGCTGGAGAAGTACAACGAGACCAGGAGCCGGAACCCGATGGGCCGGCATCAGAGCATCAGCGTGGACTGGCATGTCAGCGACAATCTGGAGTACCGGTCGATGAGCTCCATCAATGCGTTCTTCCAGCGGCACAACCAAGGTGGCGGGGGGCAGAACGTGCGGCACATCCAGGCCCAGCTGGAGGAGAAGGCGGCGGGGAAGTGA